A region of the Stutzerimonas stutzeri genome:
GCCCTGTTCCAGAGCTATCTGGCGACCGGCGACATGCCGTTGCCGGACCTGTGCATCCGCACCGGCGGTGAGCGGCGTATCAGCAATTTTCTGCTCTGGCAGCTTGCCTACGCAGAACTATATTTCTCTGACCTGTACTGGCCGGACTTCAAGCACGTCGCCATGCGCAAGGCACTAGCGGACTTCGCCACGAGACAGCGGCGGTTCGGCAAGACTGGCGAGCAGGTCGAAAGCGAGGTAAAGGCCGAATGCTGAAGCAGAGAATCATCACCGCAGCAATCCTTTTACCCGTCGCAATCATTGGTTTCTTCCTCCTTCACGGGCTTGCCTTCGCAATTTTTATCGGGCTGGTCGTATCGCTCGGTGCATGGGAGTGGGCGCGATTGGCCGGTTTTGCCAGTCAGCCGGTGCGAGTTGGTTACGCCGTGCTGGTCGTGGTGCTGCTGGGCGTGCTCTATCAGCTGCCGGTCTTGGCGCCGTGGCTATTGGCGCTTGCTGTGCTCTGGTGGCTTGCTGCAACCTACCTTGTATTGACGTATCCCCAGAGCAGTCGGCTCTGGGGTGGTTCGGTTGGCAGTCTGGTGATCGGCTTGCTGATCCTGCTTCCTTCGTGGCAAGCACTGATCATGCTCAAGCAGTGGGAGTTGGGTAATTGGTTGATCCTGGCAGTGATGATTCTGGTCTGGGCTGCGGATATCGGCGCGTACTTCTCGGGCAAGACCTTTGGTAAGCGCAAGCTCGCGCCACAGGTAAGCCCAGGCAAGAGCTGGGAAGGGCTAATCGGTGGCCTTCTTACCAGTTTGGCGATCACCTTGGCTGTGGGTATCTATCGCGGCTGGTCGGCTCGAGAGCTGATTCTTGCGCTGTTGGGGGCGGCTGTCGTGGTTTTGATCTCGGTGATCGGCGATCTGACCGAAAGCATGTTCAAGCGCAGTTCTGGCATTAAAGACAGCAGCCAGTTGCTGCCTGGGCACGGTGGCGTCATGGATCGCATTGATAGCCTGACCGCGGCCATTCCTGTCTTTGCAGTGCTGTTGTGGCTTGC
Encoded here:
- a CDS encoding phosphatidate cytidylyltransferase translates to MLKQRIITAAILLPVAIIGFFLLHGLAFAIFIGLVVSLGAWEWARLAGFASQPVRVGYAVLVVVLLGVLYQLPVLAPWLLALAVLWWLAATYLVLTYPQSSRLWGGSVGSLVIGLLILLPSWQALIMLKQWELGNWLILAVMILVWAADIGAYFSGKTFGKRKLAPQVSPGKSWEGLIGGLLTSLAITLAVGIYRGWSARELILALLGAAVVVLISVIGDLTESMFKRSSGIKDSSQLLPGHGGVMDRIDSLTAAIPVFAVLLWLAGWGAL